A section of the Babylonia areolata isolate BAREFJ2019XMU chromosome 1, ASM4173473v1, whole genome shotgun sequence genome encodes:
- the LOC143281629 gene encoding UPAR/Ly6 domain-containing protein crok-like, which translates to MASAEKYLAVFTLLSFFSLGAAIQCYQCDSNEDITCPSEEAFDTTKNAVVECNSFEAHVPGQFCMKVYQESPGWGGWQKTTRRCGSRTDFGVAWGCRWTWDYTGVFRETCYCEDRDGCNSASLLSMSVLSGILVLLASSTTRCFVRDLSIYIVICNNEALFFCFFFPVSANVLWLSFMNVSRFQLSCGGKKMERKKKASHVFF; encoded by the exons GTGCTGCCATCCAGTGTTACCAGtgtgacagcaatgaagacatcACCTGCCCTTCGGAGGAGGCCTTTGACACCACCAAGAATGCTGTGGTGGAGTGCAACAGTTTTGAGGCCCATGTCCCTGGCCAGTTCTGCATGAAGGTTTACCAGGAGAGCCCTGGGT GGGGCGGTTGGCAGAAAACAACCAGACGGTGTGGATCGAGGACAGACTTCG GTGTGGCGTGGGGGTGCCGGTGGACCTGGGACTACACAGGCGTGTTCCGAGAGACCTGCTATTGTGAGGACAGGGATGGATGTAACAGTGCCAgccttctctcgatgtctgtacTTTCTGGCATCCTTGTTCTTCTGGCCTCGTCTACAACACGTTGCTTTGTgcgtgatctatctatctatatcgtaATATGCAACAATGAagctcttttcttctgttttttttttcctgtttcagcTAATGTATTGTGGTTAAGTTTCATGAATGTATCCAGGTTTCAGTTGAGTTGTGgtggaaaaaaaatggagagaaaaaagaaagcaagccatgttttcttttaa